GAgtccggggggaggaggaaggcggtTGGCAgctgggaggggagtgagggacTCCGGGgagcagttttaatccccactcctctgtgtcgtccccccccccacaactGCAGGGCTGTGGGCTACGTCATGtgctccctgctctacccactcggaaccttcttcctgctctgcctctgcATAGCCTACTGGGCCAGCACCGCCGTGTATCCAACCTGCTTCAGCCCGGCCCCCTCTGGACCCCAGAGTCCACCCAACCCGCGGTCTCCAACCTAGTGCCTGtggagaggttggggggcaggTGGATGGGAGGATTTGGCTgcgggcggccccctccccagccttctccaaccccacagtcaatcaaccaatcagtggtacttactgagcgcttgctgggtatgcagtactgtactaagcgcttgggtcagtACGATACAGTAAAGTTgctagaaacgttccctgccaacgaggagcttatagtctagagggggagacagatattaaaattaattctggatgtggacataagtgctgtggtgctgagggtggggtcgaTAAtggatgcagatccaagtgccaaggcgacgcggaagggagagggaggagaggaactgagggcttaatcaggaaaggcctcttggagatgtgatttgaacaaggctttgaaggtggggagagtggcgttctgtcagatgtgaagggggaagaagttccaggcccgaggctggacgtgggtgaggggttggtggtgagacagaggagatcaaggtacatcgagtaggttgatgttaggagGGGTGAAGTGagagtgctgggttgtagtaggaacccATTCCCCCTTAACGCGCAACCCCCAGCTTCCTGTCCACGTCCAACGAGGCCATCTACAAAGTCTTCAATGACTCAGCCTGTGACTTAGCTGGACAGACGTGTGACCCCAAGGTGAGAGATTGGAGGGGACGGGTAGCTCCGGGCGGGGGCCCCAAAAACCAACAGGCCCCCTTGCCCCCTATTGACCACACTCCCCTCAGTCCCCGCTGATCATCCAACTCCCCCACTGACCCCCTCCGGCCTTCACCCGCTGACCATGTGGTCCCCTTTCAGAACTTCACAACCAACACGAGCCAGCTGTGCCGGGATGCCCGCTGCCAGTTCGCCTTCTATGGAGGGGAGACAAGCTACCACCGGCTGCTCCTGGGGCTGCAACTGTACAATGCCTTTATGTTCTTCTGGTTGGCCAACTTCGCCCTGGCCCTGGGCCAGGTCACGCTGGCTGGCGCCTTTGCCTCCTACTACTGGGCCCTCCGCAAACCAGATGAcctgcctgccttccctctcttctcagcCTTTGGCCGTGCCCTCAGGTCTTCCCTAGGGGACTGggatggtggggggcaggggggcttgTGAggaactggaggaagggaggggtctggtaagggttggggtggggaagaggggtctGGGGTTTCCTGGGGGAGGGGACCAGGAAATGACCACACATCTGCtgtcatccccctttccctcacccccccccccccaggtaccACACTGGCTCCCTGGCGTTTGGCTCCCTGATACTTGCCATCGTCCAGCTCATCCGGGTCATCCTGGAATATCTGGATCATCGCCTCAAAGGTTTGGTGGGGGGCAGCCCTGGAAGAGATGGGGGGCTAGAGAGGGATGAGTGGGGATAGtcagagctccccttctctcattctatctctcctgactcccaaccccagctgcccagaacaggtttgCCAAATTCCTCCTGACCTGTCTCAAGTGCTGTTTCTGGTGCCTGGAGAAATTCATCAAATTCCTCAACAGGAATGCATATATCATGGTGAGTGGCTCtgtttctctggctctcagtgttTCTCACACATGCAcgtcagcaagaagcagcatggcttaggggaaatggcacgggcctggtagtcagaagttctaatcccgactctgtctctttcctgcagtgtgatcttgggcacatcagttcacttctcggtgcctcagttacctcatctgtaaaatgggttttcactcacattccctcctacttagaccttgagcctcacgtgggatggggactgggtccaacctgattaacttgtatctactccagggcttggcacatagtaagcgcttatcaaatactattattattattaccaccccaggGTGTGGGTGTTGGGAGTATCAGGTAGGACCCTGTTGACCCACTCCCCCGTTCCTCCTCTTAACTCCCTTAATATGCCTCTCAACAGATCGCCATCTACGGCACCAACTTCTGCACCTCAGCCAAGAACGCCTTCTTCTTACTCATGAGAAACATCATCCGGTGAGAGCTGGCCCCTTCTCCGCATGGATCACCTGacacctcccctcttccttaGCCAAGActgtgcctctttcctctccctcccatccccccgccTCCACCTGTGCTATGCCTCACCCCTCTACTCAGTCTGGTAGCTGTAATCAACCACTCCACCACCCCTCAGCATGAACCCATCCACACACAATCCAGTGGGGACCATTATGtactcacccacccacctcccccctcaACCATCCCATCCAGTGTCTCTCATCTTCTCTTGTTTTCTCCAGGGTGGCTGTGCTGGATAAAGTGACAGACTTCTTGCTCCTCCTGGGCAAACTCCTGGTTGTGGGCAGCGTGGGTAAGGGCTTCTCCtctcaatccctttttttttttaaatgctattcattaagcacttactatgtgccaggtactttattaATGGCTGGGGGTAATCCCTGCCCCCTGTAGCCTGTCTCACTTTTTCTCTCATACCCTTGGGTCTGCAGCCTGGTTTCTCTGTAGCTGTGGGCTGAGCTGACTGATGTGTTTTCCCGCTCCCCTAAGGTTGGGATAGGGGCAGTGTGGACCCtttcctccctatctctctcttccctcacccccccagccctttggcctctctctctctctctcttccccctcctgtaGGTATACTCGCCTTCTTTTTCTTCACCCATCGCATCAGGATTGTGCAGGACACAGCACCCCCACTCAACTACTATTGGGTCCCCATCCTGGTATGTTGGCGTGTGGGTGTGCCCGTATGCATGCAGCTGTGATGTTGTTAATGCCACTTGGCTGTTCCTGAGGGGATGTTGCGGGGCAGCCAGGGACTGGCTGTGATAGTTATGTTTTCCTCTCCTTGCAGACGGTCATCGTGGGCTCCTATCTGATTGCTCATGGCTTCTTCAGTGTCTACGGCATGTGTGTGGATACGCTGTTCCTCTGCTTCTGTGAGtgccagccccctcccaccctcctccagccccaggatctctggcggggcagggcgggaggtgcggaaggggagggagggtgttcagagATGGCCAGACCCCAGTTCCTCTGGGCGAAGCTGCAGTTTCCATGTCCTCGACTCCCAGTGTGGTCCCCACATCCCTTTCGGCTACCCTTTGCCCCCCACCACTGCaaacaccccccttcccccccacgcACCCAAGCTGCAGCTCTAACTTCTCTCCTCGCTCCTACCACATCCCCCAACTCCCCTTCTTGGTTTCTGACCTCTCTGGAGGGATCTGGTCTGCGACTAACCCTgctgtttccctctctgtctctggtttGATCTCTTGGCTCTTCCGCTATGCCACCTCCTTGCCAATCCCGGTCCCCTCGCTCCCCACCTggtcattccccccaccccccaatgccAACCCCCTGGGGCTCCAGGCGAAGACCTGGAGCGGAACGACGGCTCTGCTGAACGGCCATACCACATGTCGCCCGAGTTGAGGGCCATCCTGCTCAAGGGGAGTCTGGAAGCGGCGAAGGGCACCGATGATGAGGGTTGAGAAGGGGGTGGCACTACCCTCACCCACTGCATCTCACGTCTCCTCTGGCTGGGCGGGGGTTGGCAGAGGGATGGGACAGGACCTGAGGGGTTGTCTGCATGTTATCTGTGTCTGTCTGTGACTGCCCCCAACTCTGTCCGTCTGCCTGTCAgtccattgtgtgtgtgtgtgtgtgtgagagagagagagagagagagcctagtCAGCTCATCTCTGGGTTTGAACTCCCCTCATGTGGGGAAAGATGGTGAATGACTAGGTGGGCTACTAGTCcagactccctctcttcccctttgtctCCTGGCCTGCCCAGGACctgactcctcctcctgcttcccgcCATCTAGCTATGCATTTCTCTTGGCTGGGGCCCCTTTCGGGGCTGGACTCACACAGCCTCCCCCCctaccccgcctctccccacccccccactctctccacaGTGGAAGATCTGGAACGCAACGACGGCTCAACTGAGAAGCCGTATTTTATGTCCTCCAACCTCAAGAAGCTCCTGAAAAAATCCAACAAATCGGTGTAGCTGTAGCAAGAACCCAACCCCCACCCCGATCTAACGTCACTGCCAAAAGACAAAGCCCTGCCTCACCCCATATATCCCAGAACCCTGTAAGGTCACCGCACTGCACTGTAGCTTAAGCTTTTAACTAAGGGGAAAGAGGTCACCTAGCCATGAGGCggtgcccctcccttccccccgcccaagGTGGGATGATTTGGGTCATCCGGTCCCTCGCccagccttttccccagccccataAGTGTCTCTCCATTGTTCCCTTTATAGGCTCTGAGGACGgtagggattggagtggggaggtgggtgagaggccaGACTCTAAATTATTCTGCTTCCAGTTTCTGTGTTTGAACCCACCTGGTTCCTCAGCTCTTGCAGGTGACAGGGACTGACTGCAGTGGGACCTTGTTCTATCCAGAGCCAATAAAAGgtctttgatttttattttttttttaaatgtatgtcAGTGGGTTTGTCCGTTCATCCGAACTGGCCGTCGGGGAGCCTCTCCCTCTCACAACATGGTTGAGGTGCTGTAAGGGCATGTGTGTGTTTCTGTATCTTTGTGTGAGTATGTACTCAGCCGGGCTTGGTGTTTGCATATGGTTGTATAAGAGTGTGTGTGTACCTGTATAGGTGCagcctggtgtgtgtgtgtgtgtgtgtgtgcgtgcgcgcgttTGTGCATACCCCTTAGTGCTGAGTATGCATAGGTATGTGTGCACGTGCAAAGCCTGGTTTTATGTGGGCCGGCTGTgtgcagctgtgtgtgtgtgcgtgcatgctgtagtagtaatagtaattaagtgcttactttgtgcagagcactccactaagcactgggaaagagtacaggggtgggaattagactctgtccctccaggggctcacaatctaggagcaTAGGAATGGAGGCGGGGTGGcctggagacagacaaaatcaggAGCAGTGAAACAGTAAAGGGATGAGAACAAATACACAttatacaaaataaaaacaaaagtcaataAGAAGCTGTGAGTGGAGGGGCAGAatttttcctcattcattcattcaatagtatttattgagcgcttactatgtgcagagcactgtactaagcgcttggaatgtacaaatcggtaacagatcatGATTCAGGGCCACCAGCCACACAGCCACCAGTCTTCCCCGAGATTCTGTGAGGCCTCATGCTGCAGGCGCTGGTCTTGTTTCCTCCAGGGCGGTGGAAAGCGGGATGGGACAAGGTCTCCTCGATGGTGTGCAGGGGGAGCTGGTGCCAGTCCTGGCTGGCGGGGAGGAAAAACAGTTTGCTCGGcaatagcggggggggggggggcgccaaaGTGCGTGGAGGCGAGGCTGCAGACACTCGAAGTTTTGTTCAGCTCTGGAGGTGAAGAGGGTCTGAAGAGGCACAGCAGAGGCTtttgtactctgcacagagcgagcagggggcagggagagagttccTCAGCTGTTGTGGAAGGCGGAGTTATACCTCAGCtgcatgacagagctgggatttgaatccgcatcctctgacttccatcctcatgctttttccactaaacccgGCGGCTTTGTGTGTGCAATAGTGCAGcctgggtgtgtgcgtgtgtgtgtgtgtagcctgGGGTGTGTGGGTGCATCCTGGTGTTGACTGTATATGTGGAGCACCCCCATCCAGCCCTACCTTAAAGAGAATGAGACTGAATGCCAGGACacatcccccttttccccctcgcTGCACGCTCCTAGACTCTCATCCAGAGTTAAGCCCGAGAGTCGGCTtccattctcccacccccttgaAGGCGGGCCggtgagtgtgtctgttgttctagtgtactttgccaagctcttagtacagtgctttgcacacagtaagcgctcaataaatactatgattgatttggggcggggggggcatgCATTGACTCTCCTCCTTCCACGGGCTGTGTGGCTATAGCTCGTGGGCGCCCCCTGGGGTCTGTGTAGCTCCCTCTACGTGGGAgactgagggagaagaaaaggcagtTCTTGCactcaattcattcgatcgtatttatcgagctctttgGAGGGGCCTGAGCCCCAAATATTCACACGGTgtcctggggggccgggggacacAGCACAGACCCAGACTGCTCAGTTCCCAGAAGCAGGTGGGACACGCAGGGTCGGGGGGCTGCTGGCTTGGGGAGCCCCTGCAGCCCCCAAACTGGGCCTATCAATGGGAggggtgcttactacatgccaggtgttAGAGAGAGGCTCCCAAAGTGCCACCCCGGTCCCCaacagttttgttgttgttggttttttttaatggcatttgttaagcacttactcccttgttaagccccggggtagatacaagcaaatcacgcagtccctgccccacatggggttcacagtcttaatccccattttacagatgagggaactgaggcacagagatgttaagtgacttgcccaagatcacaaggcagataagtggcagaaccggaatcggaacctaggtccttctgactcccaggcctgggcaccatccactaagcctcgccgcttctcaaGCTGATGGCTTGCATAAACAAGAAGAATAAtcctggtacttgttgagcgcttactatgtgcccagcgctctattaagcgctagggcggaggcaagagaagcaggtcagacacagtcccatgcccagatggggctcctgatctaagggggaagaacagggattgaatccccattttatagatgaggaaacagacaccgaGAAGCAAATcaatcaggcgtatttattgagcacttactgtgtacagagcactgtactaagcttttgggagaatacaatatcaaaatatagcagacacattccctgcccacaacgagcttgcagtctagagggggagacagacattaatataaattaattagagatatgtacataggtgctgtggggtcgggaggggggatgaataaagggagcaaatcagggcaacgcagaagggagttgaaagggaaaagagggcttagtcagggaaggcctcttggaggagatgtgccttcaataaggatttgaaggggtgGGGATAGTCGGATAGGACAGACATTTGTGTAATAAGGACAGAcatttgtgtaataataatgttggtatttaagcgcttactatgtgccgaacactgttctaagcgctggggtagatatagggtaatcaggttgtcccatgtgaggctcacagttaatccccattttacagatgaggtcactgaggcacagagaagtgaagtgacttgcccacagtcacacagctgacaagtggcagagccgggattcaaactcatgacctctgacttccaagcccgggctctttccactaagccaggctgcttctctgtaagtctTCTTCTCTGTAAGtcttctcactgcttctcagtgtaatgTCACTGGCCCTCTCTGGTCTCTGCCAATCCTGTTCCTGCTGGGACAtggagggcaaggaggggggtACAACACCTCACCAAATGCGTGTGACAGTTTTTTCAGAGTGCAggacccacttcattcattcaattgtatttattaaacgcttactgtgtgcagagcgctgtactaagtggttgggaaggaACAGCACagcgataaacagtgacaatccctgcccacagtgacaatCCCGAGCTTACAGTGCCTGCAGCCTAATGCCGGAGCTGCAGACTTTCTTAACCATGTTGGCTCAACTGTTTTtcaaaatcagagaagcagcatggcctaatgggtagagcccagacctgcgagtcagaaggtcactggttctaatcccgctggctccgccacttgtctgctgtgtgacctcgggcaagagacttaacttctctgggcctcagtaacctcatctgtaaaatggggagtgagattgcgagccccacgtgggactctgtgtggctgtcacacagcagacaagtgacagagacagcttTAGAACTTgtgaccttttaactcccaggcctgtgctctatccactacgccatgctgctcctcagcagAAAGGTAAAGAGAGAGCTGTGACACACTGTTCCCCATGCTTTAAAAGAACAATCGAAGATGACTGGGAGGATCTCCTTCCCAAGTCATGTCTGAGGAGCCTTGGGATGGTTGTAGGCACTAAACCAGCCTCACATGAGAGATAGTTAACGCCCCGATGAAGAAAAGTTGCTGATGATGACCCGAAAACATCTCCCTTCTGTTCTAAAGTACCGAAAAGATTGGGTGAATGTGTTGGGATTGGGTGCACCCTCTTGTTGGTGTAAGAGTGTGAAAGTGTGTTCTGCTTTAAGTGTTGAAAAGATGGTGTGAAAATGTGTTcagattgcccccccccccccccaatttgtgTAAGAGTGTCTGTGTGTAGAGTGGGTTATGTTTAAATGaactgcttgaatccacccagcTAGTTGCAAGGAATCTGCAATTTAGGGCCTTGTTGGGACTAAGAAGAACCCTAGGGGGGCTGGAGCTATCAGTTAAAAAAGATCAAAGGAAATTTGTTTGAGAGAAGGCCCCTCCCTCAATCAAATGGTCACCTCCCACAATCTGATAGTAAAGTGTGAAACTGCAAAGGTGTTCTTTGCAATTTGCAATTGCTCTCCCAAGCTAGAAATACCTGTAGGGGTGGTGATTTAATCGCTGTTTCTGAAATTCTAATGCATTAGATTTTGTTAAATTGGTAGAAGAGGTATATCAGCAAGTCTATTCAAACCATCACCTTTATATCTGGTCCGCATAAACATGATGGGTTGAACAAGGAAACTTACTTTGATATGACCGCTAGGGAGCTAACTA
This sequence is a window from Ornithorhynchus anatinus isolate Pmale09 chromosome X2, mOrnAna1.pri.v4, whole genome shotgun sequence. Protein-coding genes within it:
- the SLC44A2 gene encoding choline transporter-like protein 2 isoform X6, whose amino-acid sequence is MAGDGEELYYGKHGTPQKYDPTFKGPINKRGCTDVICCITLLVAIVGYVAVGIVAWTHGDPRKVIYPTDSRGQFCGQKGTVNENKTFLFYFNIMKCASPLVLLEFQCPTTQICVQSCPSRYLTLIQAYNNPEELKYYSQFCQPGFNWHQSKKLVEVLRDGDCPAMLTPSKPLVRRCLPAIRAHKGVLLVGNETTFDDGRGQRRNVTDLVEGAKKANVVLEARQLAMRIFEDYTVSWYWILIGLVIAMVMSFIFIVLLRFLAGIMVWIMIVLVILVLAYGIFHCYMEYARLRGEAGADISLSDLGFQTDLRVYLHLRQTWMAFMIILCCVEFLIILLLIFLRKRILVAVALIKEASRAVGYVMCSLLYPLGTFFLLCLCIAYWASTAVFLSTSNEAIYKVFNDSACDLAGQTCDPKNFTTNTSQLCRDARCQFAFYGGETSYHRLLLGLQLYNAFMFFWLANFALALGQVTLAGAFASYYWALRKPDDLPAFPLFSAFGRALRYHTGSLAFGSLILAIVQLIRVILEYLDHRLKAAQNRFAKFLLTCLKCCFWCLEKFIKFLNRNAYIMIAIYGTNFCTSAKNAFFLLMRNIIRVAVLDKVTDFLLLLGKLLVVGSVGILAFFFFTHRIRIVQDTAPPLNYYWVPILTVIVGSYLIAHGFFSVYGMCVDTLFLCFCEDLERNDGSAERPYHMSPELRAILLKGSLEAAKGTDDEG
- the SLC44A2 gene encoding choline transporter-like protein 2 isoform X5, encoding MEGNRKDPNGGEYGTPQKYDPTFKGPINKRGCTDVICCITLLVAIVGYVAVGIVAWTHGDPRKVIYPTDSRGQFCGQKGTVNENKTFLFYFNIMKCASPLVLLEFQCPTTQICVQSCPSRYLTLIQAYNNPEELKYYSQFCQPGFNWHQSKKLVEVLRDGDCPAMLTPSKPLVRRCLPAIRAHKGVLLVGNETTFDDGRGQRRNVTDLVEGAKKANVVLEARQLAMRIFEDYTVSWYWILIGLVIAMVMSFIFIVLLRFLAGIMVWIMIVLVILVLAYGIFHCYMEYARLRGEAGADISLSDLGFQTDLRVYLHLRQTWMAFMIILCCVEFLIILLLIFLRKRILVAVALIKEASRAVGYVMCSLLYPLGTFFLLCLCIAYWASTAVFLSTSNEAIYKVFNDSACDLAGQTCDPKNFTTNTSQLCRDARCQFAFYGGETSYHRLLLGLQLYNAFMFFWLANFALALGQVTLAGAFASYYWALRKPDDLPAFPLFSAFGRALRYHTGSLAFGSLILAIVQLIRVILEYLDHRLKAAQNRFAKFLLTCLKCCFWCLEKFIKFLNRNAYIMIAIYGTNFCTSAKNAFFLLMRNIIRVAVLDKVTDFLLLLGKLLVVGSVGILAFFFFTHRIRIVQDTAPPLNYYWVPILTVIVGSYLIAHGFFSVYGMCVDTLFLCFCEDLERNDGSAERPYHMSPELRAILLKGSLEAAKGTDDEG